From a single Hypanus sabinus isolate sHypSab1 chromosome 7, sHypSab1.hap1, whole genome shotgun sequence genomic region:
- the LOC132396320 gene encoding prorelaxin-like gives MRHQLCVLSIGLLLTNSQVSASTARENPDAVFKVCNKDFLNKVMEICGGWVQKSEIPDAPAPSQETPDMMELKKMMMDLVKNGIQRIESYERRLFFHNVENQDEQLAVNISKTAQGRVLLLRDPIQRKLTRRAVTLSDKCCNTGCKYQELAILCEP, from the exons ATGAGGCACCAGCTGTGCGTCCTGTCGATTGGGCTGCTGCTTACCAATAGCCAAGTCTCTGCAAGCACTGCTCGAGAGAATCCTGATGCAGTTTTCAAGGTTTGCAATAAAGATTTCCTCAATAAAGTCATGGAAATCTGTGGAGGGTgggtccagaaatctgaaattccTGATGCACCTG CTCCATCCCAGGAAACACCAGATATGATGGAACTGAAGAAGATGATGATGGACCTTGTAAAAAATGGGATTCAGCGTATTGAATCATATGAAAGGAGGCTGTTCTTTCACAACGTGGAGAATCAGGATGAGCAGTTGGCAGTGAACATCTCCAagactgcacaaggcagggtcctTCTCCTGAGGGATCCCATACAGAGGAAACTCACAAGAAGAGCAGTCACACTTTCTGACAAATGCTGCAATACTGGTTGTAAATATCAGGAACTTGCTATCTTATGTGAACCATGA